The Syngnathoides biaculeatus isolate LvHL_M chromosome 6, ASM1980259v1, whole genome shotgun sequence genome has a window encoding:
- the cnot4a gene encoding CCR4-NOT transcription complex subunit 4 isoform X1, giving the protein MSHSPEMKDDPMECPLCMEPLEIDDVNFFPCTCGYQICRFCWHRIRTDENGLCPACRKPYPEDPAVYKPLSQEEIQRIKNEKKQKQNEKKQKVTENRKHLASVRVVQRNLVFVVGLSQRLADLEVLKRPEYFGRFGKIHKVVINNSTSYAGSQVQGPSASAYVTYVRSEDALRAIQCVNNVVVDGRTLKASLGTTKYCSYFLKSMQCPKPDCMYLHELGDEAASFTKDEMQAGKHQEYEQKLLQDLYKINPSFLQPPVCGAEKSKSKSGLTQRQNSSNGKDGWPTLSGHSKLANGLSEDRKSPPLLDYLDQEGLASDCLDTDIGPGQCTAMSPFSSNCDSNSSPSDKASESIGMVNGDTFQQMPTSDSPSPPPGLTKPSLVVPISVSDLTARSPFEGAAAESQSLFSDNSNFRHPNPLPTGLPPFPSDPRASDWPMTPEPQSLFTSETIPVSSSTDWQAAFGFGSSSKQQEDDLGFDPFDVTRKALADLIEKELSVQDQSSASAAPPAQGGNHAPGLPPPNGNAGNSHHLHGGLPRIPQLHHHRAIYNSFSFPGGQSSQASQQQQQQQQQQQQQQQAARHPWMGIPSRNNLTHLNHSATAASHSNFLDLNMPHQHSTGLGGIPISENSSSIEGLNVKEWQDGLRALLPNININFGGLPNSSSSSSSSSSNSVNHIGGPAGISHSLSWDSTASWMDPAIITGIPASAGASLDCLHDDNPPHWLKSLQALTEMDGPASSAAAPAPQPLHSGILDGHLPLHHRAAAAAGWAPYLPPATANPASQFHSPPPGFQTAFRPQGQPATELLQSATVDRH; this is encoded by the exons TGCGGCTACCAGATATGCCGCTTCTGCTGGCACCGCATCCGCACAGACGAGAACGGCCTTTGCCCGGCGTGCAGAAAG CCGTACCCCGAGGACCCCGCTGTGTACAAGCCTCTGTCACAGGAGGAGATCCAGAGGATAAAGAACGAAAAGAAGCAGAAACAGAACGAGAAAAAGCAGAAGGTGACGGAGAACCGCAAGCACCTGGCCAGCGTCCGAGTGGTCCAGAGAAACCTGGTGTTCGTCGTGGGGCTCTCGCAGCGCCTCGCTGACCTGGAG GTCCTAAAACGACCAGAATATTTTGGGAGATTCGGGAAGATCCATAAAGTAGTTATCAACAATAGTACGTCTTATGCAGGGTCACA GGTCCAGGGGCCGAGTGCCAGTGCGTACGTTACCTATGTTCGCTCAGAAGACGCTCTCAGAGCAATACAGTGCGTTAACAACGTGGTGGTCGACGGCAGAACACTCAAG GCGTCTTTAGGCACAACAAAGTACTGCAGTTACTTCCTCAAAAGTATGCAGTGTCCTAAACCTGATTGTATGTATCTACATGAGTTAGGAGATGAAGCAGCTAGCTTTACTAAAGATGAAATGCAG GCAGGGAAACATCAGGAGTATGAGCAAAAACTCCTGCAAGACCTGTATAAAATAAACCCTAGCTTTCTACAACCTCCAGTATGTGGAGCAGAAAAGTCAAAAAGTAAATCGGGCTTAACGCAAAG ACAAAACAGTAGCAATGGTAAAGATGGGTGGCCCACGTTATCAGGGCACAGCAAACTAGCCAATGGCCTTTCAGAGGACCGCAAGTCCCCGCCGCTGCTAGACTATCTAGACCAAGAGGGACTCGCCTCAGATTGTCTCGATACAGACATCGGTCCTGGCCAGTGTACTGCCATGTCCCCTTTCTCATCAAACTGTGACAGCAACAG CAGCCCTAGTGACAAAGCTTCAGAGTCTATTGGTATGGTGAACGGCGATACTTTCCAACAG ATGCCCACCAGTGACTCCCCATCCCCTCCGCCGGGTTTGACCAAGCCCAGCCTGGTGGTGCCCATCAGCGTGTCCGACCTCACAGCCCGCTCGCCTTTCGAGGGCGCGGCGGCCGAGTCGCAATCACTCTTTTCGGACAACAGCAATTTCAGACACCCCAACCCGCTCCCCACCGGTCTGCCCCCATTTCCCAGCGACCCCCGGGCCTCCGATTGGCCCATGACTCCTGAACCGCAGAGCCTATTCACGTCAG AAACGATACCAGTGTCGTCGTCCACGGACTGGCAAGCGGCCTTCGGCTTCGGCTCGTCCAGCAAACAGCAGGAGGACGACCTGGGCTTCGACCCGTTCGACGTCACCCGCAAAGCGCTGGCTGACCTCATCGAGAAGGAGCTGTCGGTACAGGATCAGAGCTCGGCCTCCGCGGCGCCTCCCGCCCAGGGGGGCAATCACGCACCCGGTCTCCCGCCCCCCAACGGCAACGCCGGCAACTCTCACCATTTACACGGCGGGCTACCCCGCATCCCCCAGCTACACCACCACAGGGCCATCTACAATTCCTTCAGTTTCCCCGGCGGTCAGAGCAGTCAAgccagtcaacaacaacaacaacaacagcagcagcaacagcaacagcagcaaGCTGCCAGACACCCCTGGATGGGCATCCCTTCGCGGAATAACCTCACACACTTGAACCACTCAGCCACTGCTGCCTCACACAGTAATTTCCTGGACCTGAATATGCCTCATCAGCACAGCACAGGTCTGGGAGGGATCCCCATCTCAG AAAACAGCAGTTCTATAGAAGGCCTAAATGTGAAAGAGTGGCAAGACGGTCTCAGAGCGCTCCTGCCCAACATCAACATCAACTTCGGGGGCCTTCCaaactcctcttcctcctcgtcctcttcaTCCTCAAACAGTGTTAACCACATCGGCGGGCCGGCAGGCATTTCGCACAGCCTGAGCTGGGACAGCACAGCGAGCTGGATGGACCCTGCGATCATCACAG GCATCCCGGCCTCAGCGGGCGCCAGTTTAGACTGTCTCCACGACGACAACCCCCCACACTGGCTCAAGTCCCTGCAGGCGCTCACAGAGATGGACGGTCCGGCCAGTTCGGCGGCGGCGCCCGCCCCCCAGCCCCTCCACAGCGGCATCCTGGACGGCCACCTCCCTCTCCACCacagagccgccgccgccgccggctggGCCCCTTACCTGCCCCCCGCCACAGCCAACCCCGCCAGCCAGTTCCACTCCCCCCCGCCAGGTTTCCAGACCGCCTTCAGACCCCAGGGACAGCCCGCCACAGAGTTGCTACAGAGTGCCACCGTGGACCGCCACTGA
- the cnot4a gene encoding CCR4-NOT transcription complex subunit 4 isoform X4: MSHSPEMKDDPMECPLCMEPLEIDDVNFFPCTCGYQICRFCWHRIRTDENGLCPACRKPYPEDPAVYKPLSQEEIQRIKNEKKQKQNEKKQKVTENRKHLASVRVVQRNLVFVVGLSQRLADLEVLKRPEYFGRFGKIHKVVINNSTSYAGSQGPSASAYVTYVRSEDALRAIQCVNNVVVDGRTLKASLGTTKYCSYFLKSMQCPKPDCMYLHELGDEAASFTKDEMQAGKHQEYEQKLLQDLYKINPSFLQPPVCGAEKSKSKSGLTQRQNSSNGKDGWPTLSGHSKLANGLSEDRKSPPLLDYLDQEGLASDCLDTDIGPGQCTAMSPFSSNCDSNSPSDKASESIGMVNGDTFQQMPTSDSPSPPPGLTKPSLVVPISVSDLTARSPFEGAAAESQSLFSDNSNFRHPNPLPTGLPPFPSDPRASDWPMTPEPQSLFTSETIPVSSSTDWQAAFGFGSSSKQQEDDLGFDPFDVTRKALADLIEKELSVQDQSSASAAPPAQGGNHAPGLPPPNGNAGNSHHLHGGLPRIPQLHHHRAIYNSFSFPGGQSSQASQQQQQQQQQQQQQQQAARHPWMGIPSRNNLTHLNHSATAASHSNFLDLNMPHQHSTGLGGIPISENSSSIEGLNVKEWQDGLRALLPNININFGGLPNSSSSSSSSSSNSVNHIGGPAGISHSLSWDSTASWMDPAIITGIPASAGASLDCLHDDNPPHWLKSLQALTEMDGPASSAAAPAPQPLHSGILDGHLPLHHRAAAAAGWAPYLPPATANPASQFHSPPPGFQTAFRPQGQPATELLQSATVDRH, from the exons TGCGGCTACCAGATATGCCGCTTCTGCTGGCACCGCATCCGCACAGACGAGAACGGCCTTTGCCCGGCGTGCAGAAAG CCGTACCCCGAGGACCCCGCTGTGTACAAGCCTCTGTCACAGGAGGAGATCCAGAGGATAAAGAACGAAAAGAAGCAGAAACAGAACGAGAAAAAGCAGAAGGTGACGGAGAACCGCAAGCACCTGGCCAGCGTCCGAGTGGTCCAGAGAAACCTGGTGTTCGTCGTGGGGCTCTCGCAGCGCCTCGCTGACCTGGAG GTCCTAAAACGACCAGAATATTTTGGGAGATTCGGGAAGATCCATAAAGTAGTTATCAACAATAGTACGTCTTATGCAGGGTCACAG GGGCCGAGTGCCAGTGCGTACGTTACCTATGTTCGCTCAGAAGACGCTCTCAGAGCAATACAGTGCGTTAACAACGTGGTGGTCGACGGCAGAACACTCAAG GCGTCTTTAGGCACAACAAAGTACTGCAGTTACTTCCTCAAAAGTATGCAGTGTCCTAAACCTGATTGTATGTATCTACATGAGTTAGGAGATGAAGCAGCTAGCTTTACTAAAGATGAAATGCAG GCAGGGAAACATCAGGAGTATGAGCAAAAACTCCTGCAAGACCTGTATAAAATAAACCCTAGCTTTCTACAACCTCCAGTATGTGGAGCAGAAAAGTCAAAAAGTAAATCGGGCTTAACGCAAAG ACAAAACAGTAGCAATGGTAAAGATGGGTGGCCCACGTTATCAGGGCACAGCAAACTAGCCAATGGCCTTTCAGAGGACCGCAAGTCCCCGCCGCTGCTAGACTATCTAGACCAAGAGGGACTCGCCTCAGATTGTCTCGATACAGACATCGGTCCTGGCCAGTGTACTGCCATGTCCCCTTTCTCATCAAACTGTGACAGCAACAG CCCTAGTGACAAAGCTTCAGAGTCTATTGGTATGGTGAACGGCGATACTTTCCAACAG ATGCCCACCAGTGACTCCCCATCCCCTCCGCCGGGTTTGACCAAGCCCAGCCTGGTGGTGCCCATCAGCGTGTCCGACCTCACAGCCCGCTCGCCTTTCGAGGGCGCGGCGGCCGAGTCGCAATCACTCTTTTCGGACAACAGCAATTTCAGACACCCCAACCCGCTCCCCACCGGTCTGCCCCCATTTCCCAGCGACCCCCGGGCCTCCGATTGGCCCATGACTCCTGAACCGCAGAGCCTATTCACGTCAG AAACGATACCAGTGTCGTCGTCCACGGACTGGCAAGCGGCCTTCGGCTTCGGCTCGTCCAGCAAACAGCAGGAGGACGACCTGGGCTTCGACCCGTTCGACGTCACCCGCAAAGCGCTGGCTGACCTCATCGAGAAGGAGCTGTCGGTACAGGATCAGAGCTCGGCCTCCGCGGCGCCTCCCGCCCAGGGGGGCAATCACGCACCCGGTCTCCCGCCCCCCAACGGCAACGCCGGCAACTCTCACCATTTACACGGCGGGCTACCCCGCATCCCCCAGCTACACCACCACAGGGCCATCTACAATTCCTTCAGTTTCCCCGGCGGTCAGAGCAGTCAAgccagtcaacaacaacaacaacaacagcagcagcaacagcaacagcagcaaGCTGCCAGACACCCCTGGATGGGCATCCCTTCGCGGAATAACCTCACACACTTGAACCACTCAGCCACTGCTGCCTCACACAGTAATTTCCTGGACCTGAATATGCCTCATCAGCACAGCACAGGTCTGGGAGGGATCCCCATCTCAG AAAACAGCAGTTCTATAGAAGGCCTAAATGTGAAAGAGTGGCAAGACGGTCTCAGAGCGCTCCTGCCCAACATCAACATCAACTTCGGGGGCCTTCCaaactcctcttcctcctcgtcctcttcaTCCTCAAACAGTGTTAACCACATCGGCGGGCCGGCAGGCATTTCGCACAGCCTGAGCTGGGACAGCACAGCGAGCTGGATGGACCCTGCGATCATCACAG GCATCCCGGCCTCAGCGGGCGCCAGTTTAGACTGTCTCCACGACGACAACCCCCCACACTGGCTCAAGTCCCTGCAGGCGCTCACAGAGATGGACGGTCCGGCCAGTTCGGCGGCGGCGCCCGCCCCCCAGCCCCTCCACAGCGGCATCCTGGACGGCCACCTCCCTCTCCACCacagagccgccgccgccgccggctggGCCCCTTACCTGCCCCCCGCCACAGCCAACCCCGCCAGCCAGTTCCACTCCCCCCCGCCAGGTTTCCAGACCGCCTTCAGACCCCAGGGACAGCCCGCCACAGAGTTGCTACAGAGTGCCACCGTGGACCGCCACTGA
- the cnot4a gene encoding CCR4-NOT transcription complex subunit 4 isoform X3: protein MSHSPEMKDDPMECPLCMEPLEIDDVNFFPCTCGYQICRFCWHRIRTDENGLCPACRKPYPEDPAVYKPLSQEEIQRIKNEKKQKQNEKKQKVTENRKHLASVRVVQRNLVFVVGLSQRLADLEVLKRPEYFGRFGKIHKVVINNSTSYAGSQGPSASAYVTYVRSEDALRAIQCVNNVVVDGRTLKASLGTTKYCSYFLKSMQCPKPDCMYLHELGDEAASFTKDEMQAGKHQEYEQKLLQDLYKINPSFLQPPVCGAEKSKSKSGLTQRQNSSNGKDGWPTLSGHSKLANGLSEDRKSPPLLDYLDQEGLASDCLDTDIGPGQCTAMSPFSSNCDSNSSPSDKASESIGMVNGDTFQQMPTSDSPSPPPGLTKPSLVVPISVSDLTARSPFEGAAAESQSLFSDNSNFRHPNPLPTGLPPFPSDPRASDWPMTPEPQSLFTSETIPVSSSTDWQAAFGFGSSSKQQEDDLGFDPFDVTRKALADLIEKELSVQDQSSASAAPPAQGGNHAPGLPPPNGNAGNSHHLHGGLPRIPQLHHHRAIYNSFSFPGGQSSQASQQQQQQQQQQQQQQQAARHPWMGIPSRNNLTHLNHSATAASHSNFLDLNMPHQHSTGLGGIPISENSSSIEGLNVKEWQDGLRALLPNININFGGLPNSSSSSSSSSSNSVNHIGGPAGISHSLSWDSTASWMDPAIITGIPASAGASLDCLHDDNPPHWLKSLQALTEMDGPASSAAAPAPQPLHSGILDGHLPLHHRAAAAAGWAPYLPPATANPASQFHSPPPGFQTAFRPQGQPATELLQSATVDRH from the exons TGCGGCTACCAGATATGCCGCTTCTGCTGGCACCGCATCCGCACAGACGAGAACGGCCTTTGCCCGGCGTGCAGAAAG CCGTACCCCGAGGACCCCGCTGTGTACAAGCCTCTGTCACAGGAGGAGATCCAGAGGATAAAGAACGAAAAGAAGCAGAAACAGAACGAGAAAAAGCAGAAGGTGACGGAGAACCGCAAGCACCTGGCCAGCGTCCGAGTGGTCCAGAGAAACCTGGTGTTCGTCGTGGGGCTCTCGCAGCGCCTCGCTGACCTGGAG GTCCTAAAACGACCAGAATATTTTGGGAGATTCGGGAAGATCCATAAAGTAGTTATCAACAATAGTACGTCTTATGCAGGGTCACAG GGGCCGAGTGCCAGTGCGTACGTTACCTATGTTCGCTCAGAAGACGCTCTCAGAGCAATACAGTGCGTTAACAACGTGGTGGTCGACGGCAGAACACTCAAG GCGTCTTTAGGCACAACAAAGTACTGCAGTTACTTCCTCAAAAGTATGCAGTGTCCTAAACCTGATTGTATGTATCTACATGAGTTAGGAGATGAAGCAGCTAGCTTTACTAAAGATGAAATGCAG GCAGGGAAACATCAGGAGTATGAGCAAAAACTCCTGCAAGACCTGTATAAAATAAACCCTAGCTTTCTACAACCTCCAGTATGTGGAGCAGAAAAGTCAAAAAGTAAATCGGGCTTAACGCAAAG ACAAAACAGTAGCAATGGTAAAGATGGGTGGCCCACGTTATCAGGGCACAGCAAACTAGCCAATGGCCTTTCAGAGGACCGCAAGTCCCCGCCGCTGCTAGACTATCTAGACCAAGAGGGACTCGCCTCAGATTGTCTCGATACAGACATCGGTCCTGGCCAGTGTACTGCCATGTCCCCTTTCTCATCAAACTGTGACAGCAACAG CAGCCCTAGTGACAAAGCTTCAGAGTCTATTGGTATGGTGAACGGCGATACTTTCCAACAG ATGCCCACCAGTGACTCCCCATCCCCTCCGCCGGGTTTGACCAAGCCCAGCCTGGTGGTGCCCATCAGCGTGTCCGACCTCACAGCCCGCTCGCCTTTCGAGGGCGCGGCGGCCGAGTCGCAATCACTCTTTTCGGACAACAGCAATTTCAGACACCCCAACCCGCTCCCCACCGGTCTGCCCCCATTTCCCAGCGACCCCCGGGCCTCCGATTGGCCCATGACTCCTGAACCGCAGAGCCTATTCACGTCAG AAACGATACCAGTGTCGTCGTCCACGGACTGGCAAGCGGCCTTCGGCTTCGGCTCGTCCAGCAAACAGCAGGAGGACGACCTGGGCTTCGACCCGTTCGACGTCACCCGCAAAGCGCTGGCTGACCTCATCGAGAAGGAGCTGTCGGTACAGGATCAGAGCTCGGCCTCCGCGGCGCCTCCCGCCCAGGGGGGCAATCACGCACCCGGTCTCCCGCCCCCCAACGGCAACGCCGGCAACTCTCACCATTTACACGGCGGGCTACCCCGCATCCCCCAGCTACACCACCACAGGGCCATCTACAATTCCTTCAGTTTCCCCGGCGGTCAGAGCAGTCAAgccagtcaacaacaacaacaacaacagcagcagcaacagcaacagcagcaaGCTGCCAGACACCCCTGGATGGGCATCCCTTCGCGGAATAACCTCACACACTTGAACCACTCAGCCACTGCTGCCTCACACAGTAATTTCCTGGACCTGAATATGCCTCATCAGCACAGCACAGGTCTGGGAGGGATCCCCATCTCAG AAAACAGCAGTTCTATAGAAGGCCTAAATGTGAAAGAGTGGCAAGACGGTCTCAGAGCGCTCCTGCCCAACATCAACATCAACTTCGGGGGCCTTCCaaactcctcttcctcctcgtcctcttcaTCCTCAAACAGTGTTAACCACATCGGCGGGCCGGCAGGCATTTCGCACAGCCTGAGCTGGGACAGCACAGCGAGCTGGATGGACCCTGCGATCATCACAG GCATCCCGGCCTCAGCGGGCGCCAGTTTAGACTGTCTCCACGACGACAACCCCCCACACTGGCTCAAGTCCCTGCAGGCGCTCACAGAGATGGACGGTCCGGCCAGTTCGGCGGCGGCGCCCGCCCCCCAGCCCCTCCACAGCGGCATCCTGGACGGCCACCTCCCTCTCCACCacagagccgccgccgccgccggctggGCCCCTTACCTGCCCCCCGCCACAGCCAACCCCGCCAGCCAGTTCCACTCCCCCCCGCCAGGTTTCCAGACCGCCTTCAGACCCCAGGGACAGCCCGCCACAGAGTTGCTACAGAGTGCCACCGTGGACCGCCACTGA
- the cnot4a gene encoding CCR4-NOT transcription complex subunit 4 isoform X2 — protein MSHSPEMKDDPMECPLCMEPLEIDDVNFFPCTCGYQICRFCWHRIRTDENGLCPACRKPYPEDPAVYKPLSQEEIQRIKNEKKQKQNEKKQKVTENRKHLASVRVVQRNLVFVVGLSQRLADLEVLKRPEYFGRFGKIHKVVINNSTSYAGSQVQGPSASAYVTYVRSEDALRAIQCVNNVVVDGRTLKASLGTTKYCSYFLKSMQCPKPDCMYLHELGDEAASFTKDEMQAGKHQEYEQKLLQDLYKINPSFLQPPVCGAEKSKSKSGLTQRQNSSNGKDGWPTLSGHSKLANGLSEDRKSPPLLDYLDQEGLASDCLDTDIGPGQCTAMSPFSSNCDSNSPSDKASESIGMVNGDTFQQMPTSDSPSPPPGLTKPSLVVPISVSDLTARSPFEGAAAESQSLFSDNSNFRHPNPLPTGLPPFPSDPRASDWPMTPEPQSLFTSETIPVSSSTDWQAAFGFGSSSKQQEDDLGFDPFDVTRKALADLIEKELSVQDQSSASAAPPAQGGNHAPGLPPPNGNAGNSHHLHGGLPRIPQLHHHRAIYNSFSFPGGQSSQASQQQQQQQQQQQQQQQAARHPWMGIPSRNNLTHLNHSATAASHSNFLDLNMPHQHSTGLGGIPISENSSSIEGLNVKEWQDGLRALLPNININFGGLPNSSSSSSSSSSNSVNHIGGPAGISHSLSWDSTASWMDPAIITGIPASAGASLDCLHDDNPPHWLKSLQALTEMDGPASSAAAPAPQPLHSGILDGHLPLHHRAAAAAGWAPYLPPATANPASQFHSPPPGFQTAFRPQGQPATELLQSATVDRH, from the exons TGCGGCTACCAGATATGCCGCTTCTGCTGGCACCGCATCCGCACAGACGAGAACGGCCTTTGCCCGGCGTGCAGAAAG CCGTACCCCGAGGACCCCGCTGTGTACAAGCCTCTGTCACAGGAGGAGATCCAGAGGATAAAGAACGAAAAGAAGCAGAAACAGAACGAGAAAAAGCAGAAGGTGACGGAGAACCGCAAGCACCTGGCCAGCGTCCGAGTGGTCCAGAGAAACCTGGTGTTCGTCGTGGGGCTCTCGCAGCGCCTCGCTGACCTGGAG GTCCTAAAACGACCAGAATATTTTGGGAGATTCGGGAAGATCCATAAAGTAGTTATCAACAATAGTACGTCTTATGCAGGGTCACA GGTCCAGGGGCCGAGTGCCAGTGCGTACGTTACCTATGTTCGCTCAGAAGACGCTCTCAGAGCAATACAGTGCGTTAACAACGTGGTGGTCGACGGCAGAACACTCAAG GCGTCTTTAGGCACAACAAAGTACTGCAGTTACTTCCTCAAAAGTATGCAGTGTCCTAAACCTGATTGTATGTATCTACATGAGTTAGGAGATGAAGCAGCTAGCTTTACTAAAGATGAAATGCAG GCAGGGAAACATCAGGAGTATGAGCAAAAACTCCTGCAAGACCTGTATAAAATAAACCCTAGCTTTCTACAACCTCCAGTATGTGGAGCAGAAAAGTCAAAAAGTAAATCGGGCTTAACGCAAAG ACAAAACAGTAGCAATGGTAAAGATGGGTGGCCCACGTTATCAGGGCACAGCAAACTAGCCAATGGCCTTTCAGAGGACCGCAAGTCCCCGCCGCTGCTAGACTATCTAGACCAAGAGGGACTCGCCTCAGATTGTCTCGATACAGACATCGGTCCTGGCCAGTGTACTGCCATGTCCCCTTTCTCATCAAACTGTGACAGCAACAG CCCTAGTGACAAAGCTTCAGAGTCTATTGGTATGGTGAACGGCGATACTTTCCAACAG ATGCCCACCAGTGACTCCCCATCCCCTCCGCCGGGTTTGACCAAGCCCAGCCTGGTGGTGCCCATCAGCGTGTCCGACCTCACAGCCCGCTCGCCTTTCGAGGGCGCGGCGGCCGAGTCGCAATCACTCTTTTCGGACAACAGCAATTTCAGACACCCCAACCCGCTCCCCACCGGTCTGCCCCCATTTCCCAGCGACCCCCGGGCCTCCGATTGGCCCATGACTCCTGAACCGCAGAGCCTATTCACGTCAG AAACGATACCAGTGTCGTCGTCCACGGACTGGCAAGCGGCCTTCGGCTTCGGCTCGTCCAGCAAACAGCAGGAGGACGACCTGGGCTTCGACCCGTTCGACGTCACCCGCAAAGCGCTGGCTGACCTCATCGAGAAGGAGCTGTCGGTACAGGATCAGAGCTCGGCCTCCGCGGCGCCTCCCGCCCAGGGGGGCAATCACGCACCCGGTCTCCCGCCCCCCAACGGCAACGCCGGCAACTCTCACCATTTACACGGCGGGCTACCCCGCATCCCCCAGCTACACCACCACAGGGCCATCTACAATTCCTTCAGTTTCCCCGGCGGTCAGAGCAGTCAAgccagtcaacaacaacaacaacaacagcagcagcaacagcaacagcagcaaGCTGCCAGACACCCCTGGATGGGCATCCCTTCGCGGAATAACCTCACACACTTGAACCACTCAGCCACTGCTGCCTCACACAGTAATTTCCTGGACCTGAATATGCCTCATCAGCACAGCACAGGTCTGGGAGGGATCCCCATCTCAG AAAACAGCAGTTCTATAGAAGGCCTAAATGTGAAAGAGTGGCAAGACGGTCTCAGAGCGCTCCTGCCCAACATCAACATCAACTTCGGGGGCCTTCCaaactcctcttcctcctcgtcctcttcaTCCTCAAACAGTGTTAACCACATCGGCGGGCCGGCAGGCATTTCGCACAGCCTGAGCTGGGACAGCACAGCGAGCTGGATGGACCCTGCGATCATCACAG GCATCCCGGCCTCAGCGGGCGCCAGTTTAGACTGTCTCCACGACGACAACCCCCCACACTGGCTCAAGTCCCTGCAGGCGCTCACAGAGATGGACGGTCCGGCCAGTTCGGCGGCGGCGCCCGCCCCCCAGCCCCTCCACAGCGGCATCCTGGACGGCCACCTCCCTCTCCACCacagagccgccgccgccgccggctggGCCCCTTACCTGCCCCCCGCCACAGCCAACCCCGCCAGCCAGTTCCACTCCCCCCCGCCAGGTTTCCAGACCGCCTTCAGACCCCAGGGACAGCCCGCCACAGAGTTGCTACAGAGTGCCACCGTGGACCGCCACTGA